In Vicinamibacteria bacterium, the DNA window TCCGCAAGATCGGTCCAGGTGGCGATGACTTCGGGGTCACCGCAGCGCGCCTCGATTGGAGAAAGCTTCACCGCTGAGTCGAGCACTTGCTGGTAGCGCTCGTAGTGAGCCAGGCCGGTGATCGAAACGACTCCTCGCTTCTTGGCCTCGGCAAGAAACCCCTCATCGACGAGCTCGTCGACGACGGTATGAGCGAGCACATCGACGTTCGCGCGAATCGCCATCTTGGCCGCTTCGAGCTCTTCGGCATGTATTGCGACCTTTATCCGCCGCGAGTGCGCTTCGTCCACGAGCGCTCTCAGCACGGGCTCATCGAGAAATCCCGCCTTTACGAGGTCGACGTCACGGCCGGCGAGCTCCTGGACTTTCGCGCGCGCCTCCTCGGGGCTCGCCACCTGAACCAGGACGGGGTCTTCGCGAGTCCAAAGTGTCATCGTCCCCACGGGAAAACCCGCGAGAAAGGGACCGGCCGTCAGGATGCGGGGCGCTTTCGTCGCGTCTCGAACGTCGGCTTCCCACCGAGGACCGCCGAGTGATGCAACCGTGGTGATCCCCGAGCACAAAAACCGGTCCGTGGTCTCCCCGATGCGGGCACGGATGCGGGCCCGCTCGGTCTCATGGGGGACCCGAGCAGTGAGATCGGAGTCATCGGGACTCGTGTATAGACTTCCCGAGTCGAACAGATGGGTGTGTGCGTCGATGAGGCCGGGAATGACCCACTTCCCCGTCGCATCGAGCACCCGCGCACCCGGCTCTGCGACGCAGGTCGAAGCCCGCCCGACCATCGCGATCCGGCCGTCCCGAATATCGATACAAACGTCCCGGATCGGAGGTCTCCCTGTGCCGTCGACGAGAGTGCCGTGAAGAAGGATGGTGACCGAGAGAAGGGCGCTCACGATTTGAGCATCGAGGCGCTTATCCGAGGATCTTCCTGGGCAGAAGCGGGTTCAGGTGCATGGTGAGGTCGTACACCGATGCGCCGCTGTCAGCCGAAACGTCCTCGGGCCGGGAACCGGCGCGCCAATCGAACAGGGTCGCCTCGTCCCCGATCTCGACCGACTTCTCCGGGCCGATCTCCACGATGGTGTGGCTCGCCGAGATGCTGGCGACGATGGGGTAAAGGCGGTCGCCGATGCGCACCTTCGCGGTGTTGGCCGCCGCGCGCGGCAGCCCATCGGTGTGTCCCAGGGGAAGAGTCGCCACCCACACGGGCGACTTGGCGACGTAAGCGCGGCTATATCCCGCACTGTCGCCTTCCCCGAGCTTCTTCACATACGCCACCCGCGCTTTCAGCGCGAGCGCGGGGCGGAGCTCAAGAGAGTCGGAGCCGCGGAACTCTTGCTCCGAGTACACGCCGTAAATCGCCATGCCGGGCCGCACCATATCGAGAAAGTAGTCAGGATGCTGAAACAGCGCGAAGCTCGAGGCGGCGTGACGTCGTCCGAGCTCCACGCCCGCCGAGGCGAGCTCACTGCAAAGAGCATCGAAGCGGCTCTTCTGGTCTTCGTCGAGCTGGGCGTCTTCCGCGAAGGTCATCATCGTTCCCTCGATGCGCACCGAAGATCGGCGTGCGAGGTCCCGGACGAGCGCACCGGCAACCTTGTGAGGAACCCCGACGCGCCCGATACCGGTATCCACGCAAACGTGGATGCCCACGGCGCTCTGACGTTCGGCCGCGAGCCGATCGAGCAGGTCGCCAATCGGAGTGTAGACCATCGGAGTGATGCGCCGATGAACCGCTTCCCTCAAGCCCGCCTCGTCGAAGGGCCCCATGAGCAGAATGGGCTTCTCCACTCCGGAATCCCTCACCGCGACGGCTTCCTGCAGCTTCACGGTAGCGAATCCGTGGATGGCGCTCGAAGGCTCGAGAAGCCGGGCCACGTTCGCGATGCCCATGCCATAACCGTTGTTCTTGATGACGGCCAGAATGGGCCGCCCGCCCGCTCGCCGGGAGATTTGATCGACGTTGTGACGCAGGTTCTCCTGGTGGATCTCGACCCAGGGATCGAACGAAGAGACGGTGGGCTCGCTCGCGGCAACCGCGCCGGGAGAAGAAATGCTGACCGCTCCTCCGACGAGAACGCTCGAGCTCAGAAACTCACGACGGTTCATGACGCCCTCCTTGTCCCCCGGCACTCTACCGCACTTGGATGGGGCAGGTCATACAGTGTGGGCCACCATTGCCCTTGAACAGCTCTTCTGACGGGAAGGTGTGAAGCTTCCAGCCGCGCCGGGCGAGCTCCGACCCGACGCGCCTCGCGGTGTCGAATCCGACGGCGGCCCGAGACTTCTTGGTGACGACGAGATTCAAGTGTCCGCCCTTGCGCTCGGAAAGCGTGATCGGAATGGTGCGAATCCCCTTCCGGTCGAGGATCTCCTCGAACATGGTGTGACGCGGCTCCGATTTCCCTGCCTGATAGAGGCGGCAGGGGAAGACGCGGAGCGGTTCCGGATAGATCAGCGCGAGATCGATGTCGAGCACCATGAAGATGCCGTCGATGTGGATGTGTCCGAACGGCAGAGGAACTTCGAGAAAGAACTCGACGTCCTTTCCGAGCACGAGGTTGCGAAGAGCGCGCGTGCCCGTCTCGTTGGCGCGGTCACAGAGCGAAGCTACGGCCGTGTCGTCGCCGAGCAACGTCACGCCACCTCCCTCGAGGAACCCCGGGGGCTCGATGGCTCCCAGAATGGGAACCCCAAGCCGCTCGAAAGCGCGCCCGAGCATCAGCTGATCGCCCCATCTCCCCTTGAGGTGGGGGGACATCAGGACGGCGCCGCTTTCGAAAACGACCGCGAGGTCGCGCGTATAGGTCATATTGGGCCGGCGAGACATATAGGCGATGGCGTCGTCGTCTTCTTCGAGAATCTCGGTGAGCAGCAGCGTCTCCACGCCCGCGGCCTGAAAATGGCCCAGCATCGCGTCGTAGTCGGAGAGAAAACGCCTCGGATCGACGGGCTGTTCGAAGTGAAATTCCTGAAGAGTTTCCGCCGTCACCCGCTCGAGCTCGGGCCCGGGCCGGTGCACGACGACCCGCTTCAAGTCACCGTACGCGTTCCGCACTCCGTAATCTGCCAACTCGTTTTTCCTTCCCGCCCGCTTGGCCGCCCCGTAAGGTCTATCTATAATGCATCGGAAGCTTTCCTGCCTGAAGCCGCCCGGGTCGAAGGGGCTTCGAACTGGAGGACTTGAATGACTCTGTGTCCGGCCCTCCTCCTCGGGCTGGCGTCGATTCTATCGCTAACCCCCGGCTCGCCGGCGCAGGAAGACGGCCGGGGCGACATTCCTACCTTTCGCACCGGCGTCAGCACCGTCCTCGTCGACGCCCTGGTGCTCGATGGCGAGGGAAATCCGATTGCAGACCTGGACAAAGCCGACTTCGAGGTACTCGAGGACGGCATTCCGCAAACCATCTCGAGTTTCGACGTGACCAGCTGGACTTCCTACGTAGCTGAACGCACGGAGAGCTCACCGGCGGCGAGCGCAAACGCTTACCCGCGACGGTTCGTCTTCATTCTCAACCGCCAGGCGGCACAATTCACCTATCTGGCCCGGGCGAAGAAAGCCTTGTCGAGCTTCGTCGTGGAATCGATGGCCGACGGCGACGAGGCGATGGTCATCGACGTAGGCTACGCGACGAAGGTCATCCAGGAGCTCCAACCCGTCAAGGAGGTCACTCTCGAGGCAATCCGCACGCTGAGTCAGATGGAGGTGGATTACATGATGGACCCCTATCGGTCCTCCTTCCAACTCTATCGTGACATCGAGTCACTCTCGCGCTCGCTGGCGGAGCTCCCGGGAAGGAAGATCGTCGTCCTCCTTTCGCCGGAGCTTCCAACCTTCTCGCCTCCGGGATCTCGCTATTCCGATCAGGGCCTCGCGCTGAAAGATGCTATCGAGGCGCTGAACGAGGCCAATGCCTCGGTTTACACCATCGACCTTTATGGCGCGGATGGCTCATGGAGAGGAGGCTCCTATGGCGGACTATCGCCTCTGGCGACGGAAACGGGTGGGCGCTTCTTTCCCAACACGGTGTCGTTCGAACCGTCGCTTCGACGCATCGGTCGTGAGAACGAGCGCTACTACCTCCTGGGGTACACCCCGGACCAAGAGCCGGACGGTCGCTATCGAAAGATCGAAGTTCGGGTCAGAACGCGTCCCGATGCCGAGGTCATCGCCCGAAGCGGCTACATGGCGCGCGTATCTGCGTCTGAAGCGACCGATTCACCCGAGGTGGCGCGCCTCGAAGAGCTTCCACTCGCCGTCGAGATAACGACCTATCTCCTGCCCACCGGTGCCGGCATCGTGCGGGTCCCCATGAGCGTCGCCCTGCCCGAGGATCTCCTGACCGGCGATGGAGGCGATTCTCGACGGCTCGACCTGCGCGTGACAAACGACGGCGGGGAGGTACTCCACACGTTCGAGCGGGACGTGAGCGTCGAACGCTATTTCGTCCTGAGTTACGCCGACCTCGTCCCCGGACGTTATGTCCTGTCGGTCGTGCTTCATTCGGAGGAGCGAGAGCTCTACCGAACATCCATGGGAATCGACGTGCCGGAGGGGCTAGGCAGGCGATTCGGCATATCGAGCGTCGTTCCCATCGTGGGACCCGGGGCCTCGATCGACTCCGACGAACTGCCGATTCTTCCCACCGCCTCGGTGAAGCGAGGACAAGACGCGTTCGTTCTCTTTCAGGTGTTCCCCGGACAGGACGAGCCCGCGAGAAGAGCGCGCGTAAGCTACACGTTATTCGGGGAGCGGTCCGAA includes these proteins:
- a CDS encoding VWA domain-containing protein, which encodes MTLCPALLLGLASILSLTPGSPAQEDGRGDIPTFRTGVSTVLVDALVLDGEGNPIADLDKADFEVLEDGIPQTISSFDVTSWTSYVAERTESSPAASANAYPRRFVFILNRQAAQFTYLARAKKALSSFVVESMADGDEAMVIDVGYATKVIQELQPVKEVTLEAIRTLSQMEVDYMMDPYRSSFQLYRDIESLSRSLAELPGRKIVVLLSPELPTFSPPGSRYSDQGLALKDAIEALNEANASVYTIDLYGADGSWRGGSYGGLSPLATETGGRFFPNTVSFEPSLRRIGRENERYYLLGYTPDQEPDGRYRKIEVRVRTRPDAEVIARSGYMARVSASEATDSPEVARLEELPLAVEITTYLLPTGAGIVRVPMSVALPEDLLTGDGGDSRRLDLRVTNDGGEVLHTFERDVSVERYFVLSYADLVPGRYVLSVVLHSEERELYRTSMGIDVPEGLGRRFGISSVVPIVGPGASIDSDELPILPTASVKRGQDAFVLFQVFPGQDEPARRARVSYTLFGERSEALRTGGPEAPIELLETAAGTPVILSVPTSSLAYGRYRVEVRAEDDSRGRRATSDIEIRIR
- a CDS encoding arginine deiminase family protein gives rise to the protein MADYGVRNAYGDLKRVVVHRPGPELERVTAETLQEFHFEQPVDPRRFLSDYDAMLGHFQAAGVETLLLTEILEEDDDAIAYMSRRPNMTYTRDLAVVFESGAVLMSPHLKGRWGDQLMLGRAFERLGVPILGAIEPPGFLEGGGVTLLGDDTAVASLCDRANETGTRALRNLVLGKDVEFFLEVPLPFGHIHIDGIFMVLDIDLALIYPEPLRVFPCRLYQAGKSEPRHTMFEEILDRKGIRTIPITLSERKGGHLNLVVTKKSRAAVGFDTARRVGSELARRGWKLHTFPSEELFKGNGGPHCMTCPIQVR
- the alr gene encoding alanine racemase; translated protein: MNRREFLSSSVLVGGAVSISSPGAVAASEPTVSSFDPWVEIHQENLRHNVDQISRRAGGRPILAVIKNNGYGMGIANVARLLEPSSAIHGFATVKLQEAVAVRDSGVEKPILLMGPFDEAGLREAVHRRITPMVYTPIGDLLDRLAAERQSAVGIHVCVDTGIGRVGVPHKVAGALVRDLARRSSVRIEGTMMTFAEDAQLDEDQKSRFDALCSELASAGVELGRRHAASSFALFQHPDYFLDMVRPGMAIYGVYSEQEFRGSDSLELRPALALKARVAYVKKLGEGDSAGYSRAYVAKSPVWVATLPLGHTDGLPRAAANTAKVRIGDRLYPIVASISASHTIVEIGPEKSVEIGDEATLFDWRAGSRPEDVSADSGASVYDLTMHLNPLLPRKILG
- a CDS encoding amidohydrolase family protein; this translates as MSALLSVTILLHGTLVDGTGRPPIRDVCIDIRDGRIAMVGRASTCVAEPGARVLDATGKWVIPGLIDAHTHLFDSGSLYTSPDDSDLTARVPHETERARIRARIGETTDRFLCSGITTVASLGGPRWEADVRDATKAPRILTAGPFLAGFPVGTMTLWTREDPVLVQVASPEEARAKVQELAGRDVDLVKAGFLDEPVLRALVDEAHSRRIKVAIHAEELEAAKMAIRANVDVLAHTVVDELVDEGFLAEAKKRGVVSITGLAHYERYQQVLDSAVKLSPIEARCGDPEVIATWTDLA